The following are encoded together in the Apodemus sylvaticus chromosome 11, mApoSyl1.1, whole genome shotgun sequence genome:
- the LOC127696470 gene encoding E3 ubiquitin-protein ligase RNF185 isoform X6 translates to MASKGPSASASTENSSAGGPSGSSNGTGESGGQDSTFECNICLDTAKDAVISLCGHLFCWPCLHQWLETRPNRQVCPVCKAGISRDKVIPLYGRGSTGQQDPREKTPPRPQGQRPEPENRGGFQGFGFGDGGFQMSFGIGAFPFGIFATAFNINDGRPPPAVPGTPQYVDEQFLSRLFLFVALVIMFWLLIA, encoded by the exons ATGGCAAGCAAAGGGCCCTCAGCCTCTGCATCCACTGAGAATTCCAGTGCAGGGGGGCCCAGTGGCAGCAGCAATGGCACTGGGGAGAGTGGGGGGCAGGACAGCACCTTCGAATGCAACATATGCCTGGACACAGCCAAGGACGCTGTCATCAGCCTGTGTGGCCACCTCTTCTG TTGGCCGTGCTTACATCAG TGGTTGGAGACTAGACCTAACAGACAAGTGTGTCCAGTTTGCAAAGCTGGCATCAGCCGGGACAAGGTCATCCCACTCTATGGCAGAGGCAGCACTGGACAGCAGGATCCCAG AGAGAAGACTCCTCCTCGTCCTCAAGGCCAGAGGCCAGAGCCAGAAAACAGAGGG GGATTTCAAGGATTTGGATTTGGAGATGGTGGCTTTCAGATGTCTTTTGGAATTGGAGCATTTCCATTTGGGATATTTGCCACAGCATTTAACATAAATGATGGACGGCCTCCTCCAG CTGTCCCTGGAACACCACAGTATGTGGATGAGCAGTTCCTGTCACGCCTCTTCCTGTTTGTTGCCCTGGTGATCATGTTCTGGCTCCTGATCGCCTAA
- the LOC127696470 gene encoding E3 ubiquitin-protein ligase RNF185 isoform X7, whose protein sequence is MQHMPGHSQGRCHQPVWPPLLWLETRPNRQVCPVCKAGISRDKVIPLYGRGSTGQQDPREKTPPRPQGQRPEPENRGGFQGFGFGDGGFQMSFGIGAFPFGIFATAFNINDGRPPPAVPGTPQYVDEQFLSRLFLFVALVIMFWLLIA, encoded by the exons ATGCAACATATGCCTGGACACAGCCAAGGACGCTGTCATCAGCCTGTGTGGCCACCTCTTCTG TGGTTGGAGACTAGACCTAACAGACAAGTGTGTCCAGTTTGCAAAGCTGGCATCAGCCGGGACAAGGTCATCCCACTCTATGGCAGAGGCAGCACTGGACAGCAGGATCCCAG AGAGAAGACTCCTCCTCGTCCTCAAGGCCAGAGGCCAGAGCCAGAAAACAGAGGG GGATTTCAAGGATTTGGATTTGGAGATGGTGGCTTTCAGATGTCTTTTGGAATTGGAGCATTTCCATTTGGGATATTTGCCACAGCATTTAACATAAATGATGGACGGCCTCCTCCAG CTGTCCCTGGAACACCACAGTATGTGGATGAGCAGTTCCTGTCACGCCTCTTCCTGTTTGTTGCCCTGGTGATCATGTTCTGGCTCCTGATCGCCTAA